The following proteins are encoded in a genomic region of Toxotes jaculatrix isolate fToxJac2 chromosome 3, fToxJac2.pri, whole genome shotgun sequence:
- the LOC121179356 gene encoding FYVE, RhoGEF and PH domain-containing protein 5-like isoform X2 — MNTDCTKPSVAPKPRFACHASLKLPSPLMSAARGPKPSIAPKPKVTPELNGNQGGCSNGGSLTSDGEVDEEHEMENGLNKVFTVEEQFNAYVLKSPQKDLQNVSQGLEDVEVTEEEKEEEKDMIQKMDEDWRLTDSALTEEVDSLETLWVSDAGLTADSEEAVEMIDTDVTEDMDAEGCDAGEALADTDGLSVGDISVNSIDEESGCSSAENRKAKERQGKLQIKEDETGDCTSDDLTESLTNEPYVPINTNAKDADAEHDFLSNGEDKEEESVSDCGITCSILKLRCGHKMKEKGENLQNIGFYDFIPERQKQFCDATKRHVALGDDPIHEPYYVSSEDIINREIMPRDNKAHRLPDSSRTPQKLLSVNSSGISAGNYRETAQHGQTACVSSEDYVEIGNNGNENKVRACQKRTSFKTEERKAHTAEALLNHLDYQPRFRLVSISVPTDTDTSLTSSLSESQLLSPNDSDVFRDDDDLEGHIVPFLDDTTDTEQDISDEHVYEEPGHNSEGENVFPFDRKATGMHSRSLSHRSVAETGVQFVQRTYVSGFGQPALSSSPMLNSVRHKAYSKPHYLSLYPRSFSMEGQDMPLCVYRDREESQRQKGGICSSGSFSRCSPLSSSGLSTPTSVVDIPPPFELAYITKKPITKSSPSLLIEGDSSEKNRKKKSSIKRFLMLKFRRKTESKSVVDVSPSSFKASPESNHHTASRPLDLDRHSLSSSPHLNSRSASKPHVSSEPASTFLFYKESKRKGSSVAFLNRSVVRVESFEDRSRVPFVPLPLTKPRSISFPNADTSDYENVPAISSDYENIQVPQRRPIRQGPFTDFFDRPSRVLSSSNDTDGYVDMSSLPGFKSKAQSPEEETESAYTEAYNVCLVAAGPHTSSVGDTRGETAGEEDQGRTSEEEDGGADSNYDRQSDGRCRAFYIAKELVDTERLHVKALKLLQEDFREAVGTAVGDEGEPVVEEERLREILNELPDVYTLHRRILTELENRIRHWEESQRIADIFLSRKAEFLIFTTYIGHYDRSMSLLEDSCRTSPAFAAIVHQFEQSPAGEKVSLKHQLLQVIVRVAQYRMVLTDYLNNLSPDSKEYEDTQAAVAIVSDIADQVNDSLKHGENLLRLVNIEYSVHGQRDLLQPGRVFVKEGTLMKVSRKSRQPRHLFLMNDVLLYTYPQQDGKYRLKNTLPLTGLKVSKPIIENVQNALKIEGRDISIILSASSFIEREDWFYTLSRAVTEHTRGSVAFNSCSGEARERLHLSLGEKAPTLVPVSQVMMCMNCTSDFSLTLRRHHCHGCGRIVCRSCSRNRYPLKYMKDRMAKVCDHCYAELKKRGGDVSPLTGKSSPRPNRSSRPLSAVFQNIHPPNIWRHRKGTVSFNQVTVSEEGSISGSLQRSKKSKRNWKRLWFLLKDKVLYTYRAQEEKVASESLPLLGFTVKLPDKQEGEEEANVFQLYHKNTLYYTFKAEDNYTAQRWVNAMEEATVL; from the exons ACTGCACCAAGCCTTCTGTTGCTCCAAAGCCAAGATTTGCTTGTCACGCCAGCCTCAAGCTGCCCTCCCCTCTAATGTCTGCAGCCAGGGGTCCCAAACCTTCTATCGCCCCAAAACCTAAAGTCACACCAGAGCTTAATGGCAACCAGGGAGGATGCAGTAATGGCGGCTCACTAACTTCAGACGGTGAGGTGGATGAAGAGCACGAGATGGAGAATGGTCTGAACAAAGTGTTTACAGTAGAGGAACAATTTAACGCCTATGTCCTAAAGTCACCACAAAAAGATTTACAGAATGTGTCACAGGGGCTGGAGGATGTCGAAgtgacagaagaggaaaaggaagaggaaaaagacatgATTCAGAAGATGGATGAGGACTGGAGATTAACTGACAGTGCTCTAACAGAGGAGGTGGACTCCCTAGAAACACTGTGGGTCAGTGATGCTGGACTCACAGCTGACTCTGAGGAGGCAGTGGAGATGATTGACACGGACGTAACGGAGGACATGGATGCTGAAGGCTGTGATGCAGGCGAGGCACTGGCTGACACAGATGGCCTCTCAGTGGGAGATATTTCTGTTAATAGCATTGATGAGGAGTCAGGCTGCTCCTCTGCTGAAAATCGAAAGGCGAAGGAGAGGCAGGGAAAGCTCCAAATCAAGGAGGATGAAACAGGTGACTGTACAAGCGATGATTTAACTGAGTCTCTCACAAATGAACCTTATGTCCCCATCAATACAAACGCGAAGGATGCTGATGCAGAACATGATTTTTTATCGAATggagaggacaaagaggaggaatctGTTTCTGACTGTGGCATCACTTGCAGCATCCTGAAGTTGAGGTGTGGCcataaaatgaaggaaaaggGTGAAAACCTACAGAACATTGGCTTTTATGACTTTATCCCTGAACGCCAGAAACAGTTCTGTGATGCCACCAAGAGACATGTTGCCTTAGGGGACGATCCAATCCATGAGCCTTATTATGTCTCTTCGGAGGACATTATTAACAGAGAGATAATGCCAAGGGATAACAAAGCTCACAGACTGCCAGATAGTTCACGAACACCACAGAAGCTTTTGTCTGTAAATAGCAGTGGAATATCTGCTGGGAACTATAGGGAAACAGCACAACATGGACAAACAGCGTGTGTGTCCTCTGAGGATTACGTAGAGATTGGTAACAACGGCAATGAGAACAAGGTAAGAGCATGTCAGAAAAGGACATCTTTCAAAACTGAAGAGCGCAAAGCTCATACAGCGGAGGCCTTGTTGAATCATTTGGACTACCAGCCGAGGTTCAGGCTGGTATCCATCTCGGTGCCAACAGACACTGACACCTCACTGACCTCTTCTCTCTCAGAAAGCCAGCTGCTTTCCCCAAACGACTCAGACGTCTTTAGAGACGATGATGACCTGGAGGGTCACATAGTGCCATTTCTGGATGACACCACTGATACAGAGCAGGATATCAGTGATGAGCATGTTTATGAGGAGCCGGGGCACAATTCAGAgggtgaaaatgtttttccatttgaCAGGAAGGCCACGGGGATGCACTCCCGCTCACTGTCACACCGAAGTGTGGCTGAGACAGGGGTGCAGTTTGTTCAGAGGACCTACGTGAGTGGATTCGGACAACCTGCACTAAGCAGCAGCCCCATGTTAAACTCAGTGCGGCACAAGGCCTACTCCAAACCCCACTATCTGTCCTTATACCCCCGCTCGTTCTCTATGGAGGGACAAGacatgcctctgtgtgtctACAGAGACAGGGAAGAATCACAGCGACAGAAAGGTGGAATTTGTTCATCTGGAAGCTTCTCCAGGTGCTCACCTTTGTCATCCAGTGGCCTGTCCACTCCAACATCTGTGGTAGACATCCCTCCTCCATTTGAGCTGGCCTACATCACCAAGAAGCCCATCACAAAGAGTTCACCCTCACTTCTCATCGAGGGAGACTCAtctgagaaaaacaggaaaaagaaatctTCCATTAAGCGCTTCCTGATGCTTAAGTTTAGGCGGAAAACAGAGAGCAAGTCTGTGGTGGATGTTAGCCCTTCCTCATTTAAGGCTTCACCAGAGTCCAACCACCACACGGCCAGCAGACCGCTGGATTTAGATAGACACAGCTTAAGTAGTTCTCCGCATCTCAACTCACGCTCTGCTAGTAAACCTCACGTTTCATCTGAGCCAGCCTCCACCTTCTTGTTCTACAAGGAAAGTAAACGAAAAGGGAGCTCAGTGGCCTTCCTCAATCGCAGCGTCGTCCGAGTGGAGTCCTTTGAGGACCGCTCCCGTGTGCCTTTCGTACCTCTTCCTCTGACCAAGCCTCGCTCAATCTCCTTCCCCAATGCAGATACCTCTGACTATGAAAATGTTCCTGCCATCAGCTCAGACTATGAGAACATCCAGGTTCCGCAAAGGAGGCCTATTCGTCAGGGACCCTTCACAGACTTTTTTGACCGTCCCAGTCGAGTGCTGTCGTCATCCAATGATACGGACGGTTATGTGGACATGAGCAGCCTCCCCGGGTTCAAGAGCAAAGCTCAGTCacctgaggaggaaacagaaag TGCCTACACTGAAGCCTACAACGTATGTTTGGTGGCTGCTGGTCCACATACCAGTTCAGTAGGTGACACCAGGGGAGAGACAGCGGGTGAGGAAGATCAGGGGCGCACCTCTGAGGAGGAAGACGGAGGTGCGGACAGCAATTATGACAGACAG TCTGACGGCCGATGCAGGGCATTTTACATCGCGAAGGAACTGGTGGATACAGAGAGATT GCATGTGAAAGCTCTCAAGCTTCTTCAGGAG GACTTTCGGGAAGCTGTGGGGACAGCCGTCGGGGACGAGGGGGAGCCTGTGGTGGAAGAAGAGAGACTTCGAGAGATTCTCAATGAGCTGCCTGATGTTTACACCCTGCACCGCAGAATCCTAACCGAGTTGGAGAATCGAATACGACACTG GGAGGAGAGCCAGAGGATTGCAGACATCTTCCTGTCCAGAAAAGCAGAGTTCTTGATTTTTACCACTTACATCGGCCACTACGACCGAAGTATGAGCCTGCTGGAGGACAGCTGCCGAACCTCACCTGCCTTTGCAGCAATCGTTCACCAGTTTGAG cagagtcCAGCTGGGGAAAAGGTTTCTCTCAAGCATCAgctcctgcaggtcattgtgcGTGTTGCTCAGTACCGCATGGTCCTCACCG ATTACCTAAACAACCTCTCACCTGATTCCAAGGAATACGAAGACACCCAAG CTGCTGTGGCGATAGTGTCTGACATTGCAGATCAAGTAAATGACAGTTTAAAACATGGG GAGAACTTGTTGCGTCTGGTCAACATAGAGTACAGTGTTCATGGCCAGCGAGATTTGCTGCAACCTGGCAGG GTTTTTGTGAAGGAGGGCACCCTGATGAAGGTCAGCAGGAAGAGTCGACAGCCCCGGCATCTGTTTTTG atgAACGATGTGTTGCTCTACACCTACCCTCAACAGGACGGGAAATACAGACTGAAGAACACTCTGCCACTCACTGGGCTGAAG GTCAGTAAACCCATCatagaaaatgtccaaaatgcTCTGAAGATCGAAGGAAGAGACATCTCCATCATTTTGTCTGCAAG TTCCTTCATCGAAAGAGAGGACTGGTTTTACACTCTAAGCCGCGCTGTAACTGAACACACTAGGGGATCTGTAGCATTCAACAGCTGCTCAGGAGAG gccaGAGAACGTCTGCATCTGTCTCTGGGAGAGAAAGCTCCCACTCTTGTTCCAGTCTCACAAGTGATGATGTGTATGAACTGCACCTCAGATTTCAGCCTCACTCTTCGCAGACACCACTGCCATGGCTGTGGGAGA ATCGTCTGTCGAAGCTGCTCCAGGAACAGATATCCACTGAAATACATGAAAGACCGCATGGCCAAAGTGTGTGATCACTGTTACGCCGAGCTAAAGAAGAGAG GGGGAGATGTGTCTCCGCTGACAGGCAAAAGTAGCCCTCGTCCAAACCGCTCCAGTcgccctctctctgctgtgttccAAAACATTCATCCTCCCAACATTTGGAGACATCGGAAAGGCACCGTCTCCTTCAACCAG GTGACGGTTTCCGAGGAAGGCTCCATTAGTGGCAGTCTACAGCGCAGCAAGAAGAGCAAGAGAAACTGGAAGAGACTGTGGTTCCTCCTAAAAGACAAGGTGCTTTACACCTACCGAGCTCAAGAG gagAAAGTAGCATCAGAGAGTTTGCCTCTGTTGGGTTTCACAGTGAAGCTGCCTGAcaagcaggagggagaggaggaggccaaCGTCTTCCAGCTTTaccacaaaaacactttgtatTACACCTTTAAAGCTGAGGACAACTACACAGCCCAGAG GTGGGTAAATGCCATGGAGGAAGCCACAGTTTTATAG
- the LOC121179356 gene encoding FYVE, RhoGEF and PH domain-containing protein 5-like isoform X4, with product MNTDCTKPSVAPKPRFACHASLKLPSPLMSAARGPKPSIAPKPKVTPELNGNQGGCSNGGSLTSDGEVDEEHEMENGLNKVFTVEEQFNAYVLKSPQKDLQNVSQGLEDVEVTEEEKEEEKDMIQKMDEDWRLTDSALTEEVDSLETLWVSDAGLTADSEEAVEMIDTDVTEDMDAEGCDAGEALADTDGLSVGDISVNSIDEESGCSSAENRKAKERQGKLQIKEDETGDCTSDDLTESLTNEPYVPINTNAKDADAEHDFLSNGEDKEEESVSDCGITCSILKLRCGHKMKEKGENLQNIGFYDFIPERQKQFCDATKRHVALGDDPIHEPYYVSSEDIINREIMPRDNKAHRLPDSSRTPQKLLSVNSSGISAGNYRETAQHGQTACVSSEDYVEIGNNGNENKVRACQKRTSFKTEERKAHTAEALLNHLDYQPRFRLVSISVPTDTDTSLTSSLSESQLLSPNDSDVFRDDDDLEGHIVPFLDDTTDTEQDISDEHVYEEPGHNSEGENVFPFDRKATGMHSRSLSHRSVAETGVQFVQRTYVSGFGQPALSSSPMLNSVRHKAYSKPHYLSLYPRSFSMEGQDMPLCVYRDREESQRQKGGICSSGSFSRCSPLSSSGLSTPTSVVDIPPPFELAYITKKPITKSSPSLLIEGDSSEKNRKKKSSIKRFLMLKFRRKTESKSVVDVSPSSFKASPESNHHTASRPLDLDRHSLSSSPHLNSRSASKPHVSSEPASTFLFYKESKRKGSSVAFLNRSVVRVESFEDRSRVPFVPLPLTKPRSISFPNADTSDYENVPAISSDYENIQVPQRRPIRQGPFTDFFDRPSRVLSSSNDTDGYVDMSSLPGFKSKAQSPEEETESAYTEAYNVCLVAAGPHTSSVGDTRGETAGEEDQGRTSEEEDGGADSNYDRQSDGRCRAFYIAKELVDTERLHVKALKLLQEDFREAVGTAVGDEGEPVVEEERLREILNELPDVYTLHRRILTELENRIRHWEESQRIADIFLSRKAEFLIFTTYIGHYDRSMSLLEDSCRTSPAFAAIVHQFEQQSPAGEKVSLKHQLLQVIVRVAQYRMVLTDYLNNLSPDSKEYEDTQAAVAIVSDIADQVNDSLKHGENLLRLVNIEYSVHGQRDLLQPGRVFVKEGTLMKVSRKSRQPRHLFLTELLRAGLPGRMFLNADFLSQSFTDSTGKVNTSSL from the exons ACTGCACCAAGCCTTCTGTTGCTCCAAAGCCAAGATTTGCTTGTCACGCCAGCCTCAAGCTGCCCTCCCCTCTAATGTCTGCAGCCAGGGGTCCCAAACCTTCTATCGCCCCAAAACCTAAAGTCACACCAGAGCTTAATGGCAACCAGGGAGGATGCAGTAATGGCGGCTCACTAACTTCAGACGGTGAGGTGGATGAAGAGCACGAGATGGAGAATGGTCTGAACAAAGTGTTTACAGTAGAGGAACAATTTAACGCCTATGTCCTAAAGTCACCACAAAAAGATTTACAGAATGTGTCACAGGGGCTGGAGGATGTCGAAgtgacagaagaggaaaaggaagaggaaaaagacatgATTCAGAAGATGGATGAGGACTGGAGATTAACTGACAGTGCTCTAACAGAGGAGGTGGACTCCCTAGAAACACTGTGGGTCAGTGATGCTGGACTCACAGCTGACTCTGAGGAGGCAGTGGAGATGATTGACACGGACGTAACGGAGGACATGGATGCTGAAGGCTGTGATGCAGGCGAGGCACTGGCTGACACAGATGGCCTCTCAGTGGGAGATATTTCTGTTAATAGCATTGATGAGGAGTCAGGCTGCTCCTCTGCTGAAAATCGAAAGGCGAAGGAGAGGCAGGGAAAGCTCCAAATCAAGGAGGATGAAACAGGTGACTGTACAAGCGATGATTTAACTGAGTCTCTCACAAATGAACCTTATGTCCCCATCAATACAAACGCGAAGGATGCTGATGCAGAACATGATTTTTTATCGAATggagaggacaaagaggaggaatctGTTTCTGACTGTGGCATCACTTGCAGCATCCTGAAGTTGAGGTGTGGCcataaaatgaaggaaaaggGTGAAAACCTACAGAACATTGGCTTTTATGACTTTATCCCTGAACGCCAGAAACAGTTCTGTGATGCCACCAAGAGACATGTTGCCTTAGGGGACGATCCAATCCATGAGCCTTATTATGTCTCTTCGGAGGACATTATTAACAGAGAGATAATGCCAAGGGATAACAAAGCTCACAGACTGCCAGATAGTTCACGAACACCACAGAAGCTTTTGTCTGTAAATAGCAGTGGAATATCTGCTGGGAACTATAGGGAAACAGCACAACATGGACAAACAGCGTGTGTGTCCTCTGAGGATTACGTAGAGATTGGTAACAACGGCAATGAGAACAAGGTAAGAGCATGTCAGAAAAGGACATCTTTCAAAACTGAAGAGCGCAAAGCTCATACAGCGGAGGCCTTGTTGAATCATTTGGACTACCAGCCGAGGTTCAGGCTGGTATCCATCTCGGTGCCAACAGACACTGACACCTCACTGACCTCTTCTCTCTCAGAAAGCCAGCTGCTTTCCCCAAACGACTCAGACGTCTTTAGAGACGATGATGACCTGGAGGGTCACATAGTGCCATTTCTGGATGACACCACTGATACAGAGCAGGATATCAGTGATGAGCATGTTTATGAGGAGCCGGGGCACAATTCAGAgggtgaaaatgtttttccatttgaCAGGAAGGCCACGGGGATGCACTCCCGCTCACTGTCACACCGAAGTGTGGCTGAGACAGGGGTGCAGTTTGTTCAGAGGACCTACGTGAGTGGATTCGGACAACCTGCACTAAGCAGCAGCCCCATGTTAAACTCAGTGCGGCACAAGGCCTACTCCAAACCCCACTATCTGTCCTTATACCCCCGCTCGTTCTCTATGGAGGGACAAGacatgcctctgtgtgtctACAGAGACAGGGAAGAATCACAGCGACAGAAAGGTGGAATTTGTTCATCTGGAAGCTTCTCCAGGTGCTCACCTTTGTCATCCAGTGGCCTGTCCACTCCAACATCTGTGGTAGACATCCCTCCTCCATTTGAGCTGGCCTACATCACCAAGAAGCCCATCACAAAGAGTTCACCCTCACTTCTCATCGAGGGAGACTCAtctgagaaaaacaggaaaaagaaatctTCCATTAAGCGCTTCCTGATGCTTAAGTTTAGGCGGAAAACAGAGAGCAAGTCTGTGGTGGATGTTAGCCCTTCCTCATTTAAGGCTTCACCAGAGTCCAACCACCACACGGCCAGCAGACCGCTGGATTTAGATAGACACAGCTTAAGTAGTTCTCCGCATCTCAACTCACGCTCTGCTAGTAAACCTCACGTTTCATCTGAGCCAGCCTCCACCTTCTTGTTCTACAAGGAAAGTAAACGAAAAGGGAGCTCAGTGGCCTTCCTCAATCGCAGCGTCGTCCGAGTGGAGTCCTTTGAGGACCGCTCCCGTGTGCCTTTCGTACCTCTTCCTCTGACCAAGCCTCGCTCAATCTCCTTCCCCAATGCAGATACCTCTGACTATGAAAATGTTCCTGCCATCAGCTCAGACTATGAGAACATCCAGGTTCCGCAAAGGAGGCCTATTCGTCAGGGACCCTTCACAGACTTTTTTGACCGTCCCAGTCGAGTGCTGTCGTCATCCAATGATACGGACGGTTATGTGGACATGAGCAGCCTCCCCGGGTTCAAGAGCAAAGCTCAGTCacctgaggaggaaacagaaag TGCCTACACTGAAGCCTACAACGTATGTTTGGTGGCTGCTGGTCCACATACCAGTTCAGTAGGTGACACCAGGGGAGAGACAGCGGGTGAGGAAGATCAGGGGCGCACCTCTGAGGAGGAAGACGGAGGTGCGGACAGCAATTATGACAGACAG TCTGACGGCCGATGCAGGGCATTTTACATCGCGAAGGAACTGGTGGATACAGAGAGATT GCATGTGAAAGCTCTCAAGCTTCTTCAGGAG GACTTTCGGGAAGCTGTGGGGACAGCCGTCGGGGACGAGGGGGAGCCTGTGGTGGAAGAAGAGAGACTTCGAGAGATTCTCAATGAGCTGCCTGATGTTTACACCCTGCACCGCAGAATCCTAACCGAGTTGGAGAATCGAATACGACACTG GGAGGAGAGCCAGAGGATTGCAGACATCTTCCTGTCCAGAAAAGCAGAGTTCTTGATTTTTACCACTTACATCGGCCACTACGACCGAAGTATGAGCCTGCTGGAGGACAGCTGCCGAACCTCACCTGCCTTTGCAGCAATCGTTCACCAGTTTGAG cagcagagtcCAGCTGGGGAAAAGGTTTCTCTCAAGCATCAgctcctgcaggtcattgtgcGTGTTGCTCAGTACCGCATGGTCCTCACCG ATTACCTAAACAACCTCTCACCTGATTCCAAGGAATACGAAGACACCCAAG CTGCTGTGGCGATAGTGTCTGACATTGCAGATCAAGTAAATGACAGTTTAAAACATGGG GAGAACTTGTTGCGTCTGGTCAACATAGAGTACAGTGTTCATGGCCAGCGAGATTTGCTGCAACCTGGCAGG GTTTTTGTGAAGGAGGGCACCCTGATGAAGGTCAGCAGGAAGAGTCGACAGCCCCGGCATCTGTTTTTG ACAGAGCTATTAAGAGCAGGGCTTCCTGGCAGGATGTTTCTGAATGCTGACTTCCTGAGCCAGTCCTTTACTGACAGCACAGGGAAGGTCAACACCAGCTCCTTATAA